Proteins from a genomic interval of Fuerstiella sp.:
- the acpS gene encoding holo-ACP synthase translates to MIRGIGTDIVEIERIRRMIDRHGDSFLQRCFTPAEIEFACKYKDSSVRFAGRWAAKEAVVKVLGTGFVRGITFHDIEVLSLHTGQPAIELSGQAARNAVQQQIQRILVSISHAKLYATATAIGL, encoded by the coding sequence ATGATCAGAGGCATTGGCACGGATATCGTAGAGATCGAGCGGATCCGCAGGATGATTGATCGGCACGGAGATTCGTTTTTGCAGCGTTGTTTTACCCCGGCGGAAATCGAATTTGCCTGTAAATATAAAGATTCGTCAGTCCGATTTGCCGGTCGCTGGGCTGCAAAAGAAGCGGTGGTGAAAGTGCTGGGAACCGGGTTCGTCAGAGGGATTACTTTTCACGATATAGAGGTTCTGTCGCTTCACACCGGCCAGCCTGCCATCGAGTTGTCCGGTCAGGCTGCCCGGAATGCGGTACAGCAGCAGATTCAACGGATCCTGGTCAGCATCTCACACGCCAAGCTTTATGCCACAGCGACAGCAATCGGTCTGTAA
- a CDS encoding 2,3-bisphosphoglycerate-independent phosphoglycerate mutase: MTDIHRLTRNLHRQNDTRIVLCVSDGLGGLPMQPGGKTELETARTPNMDALARHGVTGLSVPVLPGIAPGSGPGHLGLFGYDPLIYEIGRGVLEGLGIDFDLGSDDVAIRGNFCTVDDDGIITDRRAGRIDSATGARLCEKLDRIQIPGVEVFVRHVKEYRLVVVFRASGLGGDVDDTDPQQTGVAPISPHGNDDASVKTARICKDFLDRAADILKDDAPANLLTMRGIAKKPPIPTFEEVYGTRAAAIAVYPMYRGLARLVGMDVLDAGNTLADQMNCLERYWDAYDFFFVHFKYTDSTGEDGDFDGKVQRIEDLDAAIPAMTALNPDVFILTGDHSTPAKMKSHSGHAVPTLLVADNCRYDGSESFGESVCRAGELGQFESKYLMLHALAHAGRLDKYGA; this comes from the coding sequence ATGACTGATATTCATCGACTGACCCGAAACCTGCACCGTCAAAATGACACCCGGATCGTTCTGTGCGTAAGCGATGGGCTGGGGGGACTGCCAATGCAGCCTGGCGGAAAAACCGAACTTGAGACCGCTCGTACTCCCAACATGGATGCATTGGCACGTCATGGTGTTACGGGGCTGAGTGTTCCTGTTCTGCCTGGGATTGCTCCAGGAAGCGGTCCCGGACATCTGGGTCTGTTTGGTTACGATCCGCTGATATATGAAATTGGCCGCGGTGTACTGGAAGGTTTGGGAATCGACTTTGACCTTGGTTCTGACGATGTCGCAATTCGAGGTAACTTTTGCACGGTTGACGACGACGGGATCATTACCGATCGACGTGCAGGGAGAATTGACAGTGCCACTGGTGCCCGGCTTTGTGAGAAGCTGGACAGGATTCAGATTCCTGGTGTGGAAGTGTTCGTACGTCACGTTAAAGAATATCGACTTGTGGTGGTGTTCCGGGCATCCGGACTCGGCGGTGACGTTGACGACACTGACCCGCAACAGACAGGCGTTGCGCCGATTTCACCTCACGGAAACGATGATGCCTCAGTGAAGACTGCCCGGATTTGTAAGGATTTTCTGGATCGGGCTGCTGATATCCTCAAAGACGACGCACCGGCGAATCTGCTTACGATGCGAGGTATTGCGAAGAAGCCGCCGATACCAACGTTTGAAGAAGTTTACGGGACCCGGGCAGCAGCGATTGCCGTGTATCCCATGTATCGGGGACTTGCGAGACTGGTCGGCATGGATGTGCTGGATGCAGGAAATACGCTTGCCGACCAGATGAACTGTCTGGAAAGATACTGGGACGCCTACGATTTTTTCTTTGTGCATTTCAAGTACACGGACAGTACCGGTGAGGACGGGGATTTTGATGGCAAGGTACAGCGGATTGAAGATCTGGATGCGGCGATCCCCGCGATGACGGCACTGAATCCAGATGTATTCATTCTAACCGGTGATCATAGTACTCCGGCTAAAATGAAGTCTCACAGTGGACATGCCGTTCCAACGTTACTTGTTGCTGACAACTGTCGATATGACGGATCCGAATCGTTTGGTGAATCGGTTTGTCGAGCGGGTGAACTTGGACAGTTTGAATCGAAGTATTTGATGCTGCATGCACTGGCCCATGCTGGGCGACTGGACAAGTATGGTGCCTGA
- a CDS encoding DUF309 domain-containing protein, which yields MIKADEEFSRLLPAITPPDYAFYPGSGLPHPIRDPKGHSYGRKHTLGSGPKALCNETWADNRNFLLAIDFFNMGFYWEAHEEWERLWRVSGADTTVGRFLKGLIKLSAAGVKVRERSIHGVRRHAASAGEMFADVAAEADMDAYCGLEFTRLQFAADRAAQLAYKTEHTPGAPVRVFPFLLEPQMEEAENPGKPGAVSQL from the coding sequence ATGATTAAGGCTGATGAGGAATTTTCCCGTCTGCTGCCCGCGATCACCCCTCCTGATTACGCCTTCTACCCTGGATCCGGTCTTCCTCATCCGATTCGCGATCCCAAGGGCCATAGCTACGGACGTAAACACACTCTGGGCAGTGGTCCAAAGGCACTTTGCAACGAAACGTGGGCCGACAACCGAAATTTTCTGCTGGCCATCGACTTTTTCAACATGGGTTTTTACTGGGAAGCTCACGAAGAGTGGGAGCGTTTATGGCGAGTTTCCGGAGCCGACACAACGGTTGGTCGTTTCCTGAAAGGACTCATCAAATTGTCAGCAGCCGGCGTGAAAGTTCGTGAGCGCAGTATTCACGGTGTTCGACGCCATGCAGCCTCAGCTGGTGAGATGTTTGCGGATGTGGCGGCCGAAGCCGACATGGACGCGTACTGCGGACTTGAGTTTACACGACTGCAGTTTGCAGCAGATCGCGCAGCTCAGCTGGCTTATAAAACTGAGCACACTCCCGGGGCCCCGGTACGCGTGTTCCCATTCCTGCTGGAACCTCAGATGGAAGAAGCTGAAAATCCGGGTAAACCGGGGGCAGTCAGTCAACTGTAG
- the purD gene encoding phosphoribosylamine--glycine ligase, which translates to MKILVVGSGGREHALVWKLSNSAHVEKVYCAPGNAGTASDGENVPIPATDIGKLRTFAKENNVDLTVVGPEVPLVNGIVDDFQSAGLRIFGPSQKAAQLEGSKVFAKDIMQRAGIPTAAYRAFSGVEEAATWIDSQEEGPLVVKADGLAAGKGVVMCNSRREATAAATEMLQHGQFGDAGREIIVEEQLVGHETSILAIVDRDTIIPLATSQDHKRALDGDQGPNTGGMGAYSPAPMVTEKIMDEIVSRILVPTVHEMKVQDCPFSGILYAGLMLTKQGPRVLEFNVRFGDPEAQPVLMRLRSDLAQVLSLAADGRLAEMESLEWDPRPAVCVVMASHGYPGDYEKGHLVSGIHEADQMPNTRVFHAGTTKKAETVLNSGGRVLGITAMGDNIQDAKATAYAATEKIHWDGCWKRSDISDKFFQA; encoded by the coding sequence ATGAAGATTCTTGTGGTCGGGAGTGGAGGACGTGAACACGCACTGGTGTGGAAGCTGTCAAATTCAGCTCACGTCGAAAAGGTTTACTGTGCACCGGGAAATGCCGGTACCGCGTCAGATGGCGAAAACGTACCAATTCCGGCGACGGATATCGGAAAGCTTCGAACATTCGCCAAAGAAAATAACGTCGATTTAACCGTGGTTGGACCGGAAGTACCGCTCGTTAACGGCATCGTCGACGATTTCCAGTCCGCCGGTCTGAGGATTTTCGGACCGTCACAAAAAGCAGCTCAGCTAGAAGGCAGCAAAGTCTTCGCCAAGGACATCATGCAGCGGGCAGGAATTCCGACGGCCGCCTATCGAGCATTTTCCGGAGTAGAAGAAGCTGCGACCTGGATCGACTCGCAGGAAGAAGGACCACTGGTGGTAAAGGCGGATGGACTAGCAGCAGGTAAAGGCGTTGTGATGTGCAACAGCCGACGTGAGGCCACAGCTGCGGCCACGGAAATGCTCCAACACGGTCAGTTCGGTGACGCCGGTCGCGAGATTATTGTCGAAGAACAGCTTGTCGGTCATGAAACCAGTATTCTGGCGATTGTCGACCGTGATACGATCATTCCGCTGGCCACTTCACAGGACCACAAGCGCGCCCTCGATGGTGATCAGGGACCCAATACCGGAGGCATGGGTGCGTACAGCCCGGCTCCGATGGTGACGGAAAAAATCATGGACGAAATCGTCAGCAGGATTCTTGTCCCCACTGTTCATGAAATGAAGGTTCAGGATTGTCCCTTTTCGGGGATTCTGTATGCCGGTTTAATGCTGACAAAGCAGGGACCCAGGGTACTTGAATTCAATGTCCGATTTGGTGACCCCGAAGCTCAGCCCGTACTCATGAGGCTCAGGTCTGATCTGGCTCAGGTCCTGTCACTCGCCGCTGACGGGCGTCTTGCAGAAATGGAATCACTGGAGTGGGATCCGCGCCCCGCTGTGTGCGTTGTCATGGCTTCCCACGGATACCCTGGCGATTATGAAAAGGGTCATCTGGTCAGTGGAATTCACGAAGCGGATCAAATGCCGAATACCAGAGTGTTCCACGCCGGAACAACCAAGAAAGCGGAGACAGTCCTCAACTCGGGTGGCAGAGTCCTGGGAATCACAGCCATGGGGGACAACATCCAGGATGCGAAAGCAACGGCGTATGCTGCCACAGAAAAGATCCACTGGGACGGTTGTTGGAAACGCAGCGATATCTCTGACAAATTCTTTCAAGCATAG
- the rsmG gene encoding 16S rRNA (guanine(527)-N(7))-methyltransferase RsmG, with the protein MSDPDTLKDVLFAHSVVMTDDRQLLLQQYCQSLWSWNSRLNLTRHTNFEAFVTRDLNDSQQLETHLQSGESVLDVGAGGGVPGIVLAILNPGIVVSLCESTQKKANALREIVAQLRLPIDIFAERAEHVLFSHSFDTITARAVAPLQKLIRWFRPHRNRIGRILLVKGPNWAREYDEASQAGLLAADEIQVVAEYTTPGRTGSSVVLEVRIR; encoded by the coding sequence GTGAGTGATCCTGATACGCTGAAGGATGTGCTGTTTGCCCATTCAGTTGTGATGACCGACGACCGGCAATTGCTTTTGCAACAGTACTGTCAGTCCCTGTGGAGCTGGAACAGTCGGCTTAATCTGACTCGACACACGAATTTTGAAGCATTCGTGACACGAGATCTGAATGACAGTCAGCAGCTGGAGACGCACCTGCAGTCCGGGGAATCGGTTCTGGATGTCGGAGCAGGCGGAGGAGTGCCAGGTATCGTGCTGGCCATCCTGAATCCAGGCATCGTGGTTTCTCTGTGCGAAAGTACTCAGAAAAAAGCGAATGCTTTGCGAGAAATAGTCGCTCAGTTGAGGCTGCCGATTGACATATTTGCGGAACGAGCTGAACACGTTCTGTTCAGTCATTCCTTTGATACCATCACCGCGCGAGCAGTGGCTCCTCTGCAAAAATTGATCCGATGGTTTCGTCCTCACCGAAATCGTATTGGCCGAATTTTGCTGGTTAAGGGGCCGAACTGGGCCCGCGAGTATGACGAGGCGTCGCAGGCAGGATTACTTGCTGCCGATGAGATCCAGGTGGTCGCTGAATACACAACGCCAGGGCGAACAGGCAGCAGTGTTGTTTTGGAGGTTCGGATCCGGTAG
- a CDS encoding sugar phosphate isomerase/epimerase, which translates to MTTRRMFIQQSVGTAGGLVAGSLLLPSASATQLSSPTSLKGRLYKTLKIGMIDVPGQLTDRFSAAKEAGFHGVEIETPGLDVSAANEAIKKSGLPVDGAVISNHWVVRHTDPSSDVRRKALEALKRSLEETHLVGGNTVLLVAGHGKDGSQADIWKRGVDNISQAIPLAAELGVFIAIENVWNHFMYDHAGDCNQTAAKYVEFIDELNSPWVGMQFDIGNHWKYGSMGDWIRQLGKRIVKLDLKGFSRVEDRFADIGQGDLDWGDVRKALLEINFTGWAAAEVGKGDPVRLRKISSQMDQVFGLLDA; encoded by the coding sequence ATGACTACTCGCAGAATGTTTATTCAGCAATCGGTTGGTACAGCTGGTGGTCTTGTTGCCGGTTCATTATTGCTGCCGTCAGCATCCGCCACTCAATTATCGTCTCCAACGTCTCTCAAAGGTCGCCTCTACAAAACACTTAAGATCGGAATGATCGATGTTCCGGGACAATTGACAGATAGGTTCTCTGCTGCAAAAGAAGCTGGATTTCACGGAGTGGAAATCGAAACGCCTGGGCTTGATGTGTCCGCAGCAAATGAAGCGATTAAAAAAAGCGGATTGCCTGTTGATGGAGCTGTAATATCCAATCACTGGGTTGTGCGTCATACAGATCCGTCATCGGACGTGCGAAGAAAAGCTTTGGAAGCCCTTAAACGTTCGCTGGAAGAGACTCACCTGGTCGGTGGCAACACTGTGCTGCTGGTTGCCGGACACGGCAAAGACGGTTCACAAGCAGATATATGGAAACGAGGTGTTGACAACATCTCCCAGGCCATTCCACTGGCAGCGGAACTGGGAGTGTTCATTGCAATTGAGAACGTCTGGAACCACTTTATGTATGACCACGCGGGCGATTGTAACCAAACGGCGGCAAAGTATGTTGAATTCATTGATGAGCTGAATTCACCATGGGTTGGAATGCAGTTTGATATTGGCAATCACTGGAAATACGGCAGCATGGGAGACTGGATCCGGCAGCTGGGAAAACGCATTGTTAAGCTGGATCTCAAGGGGTTTTCACGGGTCGAGGACAGGTTTGCCGACATCGGCCAGGGGGATCTTGACTGGGGTGATGTTCGAAAGGCCCTGTTGGAAATTAACTTTACGGGATGGGCGGCTGCCGAAGTTGGCAAAGGCGATCCCGTCCGGCTGAGAAAAATTTCCTCACAAATGGATCAGGTCTTCGGGTTACTGGACGCGTGA
- a CDS encoding (5-formylfuran-3-yl)methyl phosphate synthase produces MHRSAKLLVSVRNSKEALAAFDGGADIIDIKEPANGPLGLASLCVIEDITDKIHARSSDTMISAALGEVAESTDSNTVDLRAVSHLRLVKSGLSGLLSLHTGWQDTWCRYREKTVLCHSGMQWVAVAYADQLRSNSPSVTDVLEEGHRIGCPFLLIDTFKKDGTNLLDWLSQPALDRIRLRTRDLGMKLALAGQISTAVLPQILSYDPDIVAVRGAVCDGGRRGKTVSMSRVRRFAELLRQLQQVEN; encoded by the coding sequence ATGCATAGGTCGGCAAAACTGCTTGTGTCTGTCCGCAATTCAAAGGAAGCTCTTGCCGCCTTTGATGGTGGTGCTGACATCATCGATATCAAGGAACCGGCCAATGGTCCCCTGGGTTTGGCTTCTTTATGCGTGATTGAAGATATTACGGATAAGATCCACGCGAGGTCTTCGGATACGATGATCTCAGCAGCGCTGGGTGAAGTTGCGGAATCGACTGATTCGAACACAGTCGATCTGCGTGCCGTGTCACATCTGAGGCTGGTCAAATCCGGCCTGTCGGGTCTGTTATCACTTCACACTGGCTGGCAGGACACATGGTGTCGGTATCGGGAGAAGACCGTTCTTTGTCATTCCGGAATGCAGTGGGTTGCCGTCGCCTATGCTGATCAACTGAGGTCAAATTCGCCATCTGTGACGGACGTGCTCGAAGAAGGGCATCGGATAGGTTGTCCCTTCCTGCTGATCGACACGTTTAAGAAAGATGGAACAAATCTGCTGGACTGGTTATCCCAGCCAGCCCTCGACAGAATCCGACTTCGTACAAGAGACTTGGGGATGAAGCTTGCGCTGGCCGGTCAGATTAGTACTGCAGTGTTGCCGCAGATTCTTTCATATGATCCGGATATTGTTGCTGTTCGAGGAGCTGTCTGTGACGGCGGTCGCCGCGGCAAAACTGTGTCAATGTCGCGTGTACGCAGATTTGCGGAGCTGCTCAGACAACTGCAACAGGTTGAAAATTGA
- a CDS encoding PQQ-like beta-propeller repeat protein — protein sequence MRVPITSVLIFLTSGAIADDWPQWGGPQRDGVWRETGIVDRLPEEEVLPRKWSVPVGEGYSGPAVARGRVFLTDRQAEQGHERILCLDAHDGAELWQHSYAARYTISYPAGPRATPVIDDGRVFTLGAVGDLFCFSAVSGKIMWTKNFPKDFGTVLPVWGMAAAPLVDGDHLITLVGGTNGGLVICLDKATGQEIWRALDDPAIGYCPPMIFEFSGRRQLIIWHPTAVTALDPDDGSVIWEIPWSIQAGLCIAAPRKIGEQLFLTAFYNGPMMLNVSVGSAAVAWKGTSNSEIETDGLHSIMPTPWVDQENIFGVCSYGQLRCLETLTGKRRWESRKATGSGRWWNAFIIRHQDRFFIHNEQGDLIIAYLSADGYQEVSRSRLVAPTRKVQRRMTVWSHPAFAQKSVFARNDRELVRVDLSDSDTTGVQ from the coding sequence ATGAGGGTTCCCATCACATCTGTTTTGATTTTTCTGACATCCGGCGCCATTGCCGATGACTGGCCACAATGGGGCGGTCCGCAGCGCGATGGTGTCTGGAGGGAAACAGGAATCGTCGACAGGCTTCCGGAGGAAGAGGTCCTCCCCAGAAAGTGGTCCGTGCCGGTGGGCGAAGGTTACTCCGGACCTGCTGTTGCCAGAGGACGAGTCTTTCTCACCGATCGACAGGCAGAACAGGGCCACGAGAGAATCCTGTGCCTGGATGCACACGACGGCGCGGAACTCTGGCAGCATTCTTATGCGGCGCGATATACCATCAGCTACCCGGCGGGCCCCCGGGCAACTCCGGTAATCGACGACGGGCGTGTGTTCACACTTGGCGCTGTCGGTGATCTGTTCTGTTTCAGTGCTGTCAGCGGAAAAATCATGTGGACAAAGAATTTTCCGAAAGATTTTGGCACGGTGCTGCCGGTGTGGGGGATGGCAGCCGCTCCTCTGGTGGACGGTGATCATCTGATTACGCTGGTCGGAGGCACCAACGGGGGACTTGTGATCTGCCTTGATAAGGCGACCGGACAAGAAATCTGGCGGGCGCTCGATGATCCTGCCATTGGTTACTGTCCGCCAATGATTTTTGAATTCAGCGGCAGACGTCAACTGATCATCTGGCACCCGACGGCTGTCACCGCACTGGATCCTGACGATGGATCTGTGATTTGGGAGATTCCATGGTCAATCCAGGCCGGACTCTGTATTGCAGCTCCACGAAAAATCGGCGAACAACTTTTTTTGACCGCATTTTATAACGGACCGATGATGCTGAACGTCTCAGTCGGTTCTGCCGCTGTAGCGTGGAAGGGAACAAGCAACAGTGAAATCGAAACCGACGGTCTGCATTCAATCATGCCCACTCCGTGGGTGGACCAGGAGAATATTTTTGGAGTCTGCAGTTACGGTCAGCTTCGATGTCTGGAAACGCTGACCGGGAAACGTCGCTGGGAGAGTCGCAAGGCGACAGGATCCGGTCGCTGGTGGAATGCATTCATTATTCGTCATCAGGATCGTTTCTTCATTCACAATGAACAGGGCGACCTGATTATCGCGTATCTTTCTGCCGACGGATACCAGGAGGTCAGTCGATCCCGACTGGTGGCTCCCACGAGAAAAGTGCAGCGACGCATGACAGTCTGGTCACATCCTGCATTTGCTCAGAAAAGTGTCTTCGCCCGCAATGATCGGGAGCTCGTCCGTGTTGATTTGTCGGATTCTGACACCACTGGCGTACAGTAG
- a CDS encoding PIN/TRAM domain-containing protein, whose product MLLKILRIAYFFVCTGAIAGYFASIDSTQLVLPSSIDKHPRIAALVLLAITQLVTVADVLIRRKRIDLISATYFGLLIGILLAYVTNQALLLIIPEGSPYRGTTVMVILLVLPYLCVSLLLQTRDDFRFVIPYVEFARDLKSSRSLLIDSSSLIDGRILDVVETQILESQMLVPDFILAEVQDIADSNDKNRRIRGRRGLEVLASLQQSPHVDVRVHETNPGELRGLSVDQKLIELAKSQRAGVVTNDFNLNKVASVQNITVINLNDVANALRPQFLPGEHLRIQVMREGEGHGQGVGYLDDGTMVVCEGASGLIGKEVSTVVTRVLQSSAGRMIFSKPAQSSKNG is encoded by the coding sequence ATGCTGCTTAAGATTCTGCGCATAGCATACTTTTTTGTATGCACCGGGGCGATTGCAGGGTACTTCGCTTCTATTGATTCGACGCAGCTTGTCCTGCCGAGTTCGATTGACAAACATCCGCGGATTGCAGCGCTGGTACTTTTGGCAATCACACAACTGGTCACTGTTGCAGATGTATTGATTCGACGTAAGCGGATCGATTTGATTTCGGCAACATACTTTGGTCTGCTGATTGGGATTCTGCTTGCCTATGTCACGAATCAGGCGCTGCTTCTGATTATTCCCGAAGGTAGTCCGTATCGTGGCACAACGGTGATGGTTATTCTGCTGGTGCTGCCGTATCTGTGTGTGTCGTTACTGCTGCAGACACGTGACGATTTTCGATTCGTTATTCCGTATGTGGAATTCGCGCGAGACCTCAAAAGCAGTCGTTCGCTTTTGATAGACAGTAGTTCGCTGATTGACGGCAGAATTTTGGATGTTGTGGAGACTCAGATTCTGGAATCACAGATGCTGGTACCGGACTTCATACTGGCTGAAGTCCAGGATATTGCCGACAGCAATGACAAAAACCGTCGCATTCGGGGACGCCGCGGGCTGGAGGTGCTGGCGAGTCTGCAGCAGAGTCCGCATGTGGACGTTCGTGTTCACGAGACAAATCCTGGTGAACTTCGAGGATTGTCCGTCGATCAAAAGCTGATCGAACTCGCGAAATCTCAGCGAGCCGGTGTAGTCACTAATGACTTTAATCTGAATAAAGTGGCCAGCGTTCAGAACATCACAGTGATCAATCTGAATGACGTGGCCAATGCGCTGAGACCTCAGTTTCTGCCGGGTGAACATCTTCGCATTCAGGTTATGCGGGAGGGTGAAGGACACGGGCAGGGGGTTGGATATCTAGATGACGGCACAATGGTTGTGTGTGAGGGGGCATCCGGTTTGATCGGTAAGGAAGTCAGCACAGTCGTTACCCGGGTGCTGCAGAGCAGTGCAGGGCGAATGATTTTCTCTAAACCGGCGCAGTCATCGAAAAACGGTTAA
- a CDS encoding 3-dehydroquinate synthase has product MPAPAFSDDVTFSVKFTHRLKMTADVFGTDEYALTALLEKTEERIPQVQFWIDEQVSCANPQLAQRIHAFCRRHSHQLDLAGNLQTVPGGEDVKNDVHVIERMLNCFNHADLDRRSYVVVIGGGAVLDAVGFAAAIAHRGIRLIRLPTTTLAQADSGIGVKNSINLFKKKNWVGTFAVPWGVINDKTLLSTLSDRDFACGFAEAVKVALLKDAEFFRDICVSAEAIRQRDSACWSIIADSARWHLNHITRGGDPFEMMEARPLDFGHWSAHRLEAMTSFDLRHGEAVAVGVAIDCVYSSLAHGLPATDADAVINCLDQLGLLIAHRALNDTEQLFKGLEEFRQHLGGRLTVTMLQGVGKPVDVHEINHGLMRQAIETVVARVTDSGRNKHVR; this is encoded by the coding sequence ATGCCTGCCCCTGCATTTTCCGACGATGTCACGTTCTCCGTCAAATTCACTCACCGTTTGAAAATGACAGCAGACGTCTTTGGGACGGATGAATATGCACTGACAGCATTACTTGAGAAAACTGAGGAAAGAATTCCGCAGGTTCAGTTCTGGATTGATGAGCAGGTCTCATGTGCCAATCCGCAGCTGGCTCAGCGTATTCATGCATTCTGTCGCCGGCATTCACATCAGCTGGATCTGGCCGGAAACCTTCAGACTGTTCCCGGAGGTGAAGACGTCAAAAACGATGTCCATGTGATCGAACGAATGCTCAATTGTTTCAATCACGCTGATCTCGACCGAAGAAGTTATGTCGTGGTGATTGGGGGAGGTGCTGTCCTCGACGCCGTTGGATTTGCGGCGGCGATCGCACATCGGGGAATTCGACTCATTCGGCTGCCAACGACCACACTGGCCCAGGCAGATTCGGGAATCGGCGTTAAAAATAGTATTAATCTGTTCAAAAAAAAGAACTGGGTCGGCACGTTTGCTGTGCCTTGGGGAGTGATCAACGACAAAACCCTGTTAAGCACACTCAGTGACCGTGACTTCGCATGTGGTTTCGCTGAGGCCGTCAAGGTTGCACTTCTCAAAGATGCAGAATTTTTTCGTGATATTTGTGTGTCTGCTGAAGCAATCAGACAACGCGACAGTGCCTGCTGGTCTATTATCGCAGACTCCGCACGCTGGCATCTGAATCACATCACCCGCGGCGGGGACCCGTTCGAGATGATGGAAGCCAGACCGCTCGACTTTGGTCACTGGTCTGCACACAGGCTTGAGGCAATGACCAGCTTCGACCTGCGTCATGGTGAAGCGGTGGCTGTTGGAGTTGCCATTGACTGTGTTTATTCGTCTTTGGCTCACGGACTCCCCGCTACGGATGCCGATGCCGTCATCAACTGCCTGGACCAACTGGGTTTATTGATCGCGCACCGGGCGCTGAATGATACCGAACAACTGTTTAAGGGCCTGGAAGAATTTCGCCAGCATCTTGGCGGGCGGCTGACGGTGACAATGCTGCAAGGTGTCGGTAAGCCTGTCGATGTCCACGAGATCAATCACGGTCTGATGCGACAGGCAATTGAGACCGTCGTCGCACGAGTGACTGATTCAGGACGAAATAAACACGTCCGATAA
- a CDS encoding peptidyl-prolyl cis-trans isomerase yields MSIRQPFLLFTAAAISVCCGCGNFGQNDNEVSTLSVLRELPPIPPTQSEEVMESLERGQPADSAQPAESKLSASHILIMHRSATGSGSGITRTKEEALKLAQEIAVKAKETGTNFANLAREYSEGPSSEKGGDLGVFLPGAMVKPFNNALLTLKIGEVSDPVETQYGFHIILRQQPYEEKQRRLPGQPKPR; encoded by the coding sequence ATGTCCATTAGACAACCCTTTCTCCTGTTCACTGCTGCTGCAATCTCTGTCTGCTGTGGTTGCGGCAATTTTGGTCAAAACGATAATGAGGTATCGACACTCTCCGTGCTGCGTGAGTTGCCGCCTATTCCGCCAACTCAGTCGGAGGAGGTAATGGAGTCGCTTGAACGCGGCCAGCCTGCCGATTCCGCCCAGCCTGCCGAATCCAAGCTGTCGGCGTCCCATATTCTGATCATGCACAGGAGTGCGACAGGTAGTGGTTCTGGAATTACCCGAACGAAGGAGGAGGCGCTGAAGCTGGCTCAGGAAATTGCCGTCAAAGCAAAGGAGACCGGCACCAACTTCGCTAATCTGGCCCGTGAATATTCGGAGGGGCCCAGTAGTGAAAAGGGTGGAGATCTGGGGGTGTTTCTTCCCGGGGCTATGGTCAAACCTTTCAATAACGCGCTACTCACACTAAAAATTGGTGAGGTGAGTGATCCTGTAGAAACCCAGTATGGTTTTCACATCATCCTCCGCCAGCAACCGTACGAAGAAAAACAACGACGTCTTCCGGGCCAGCCGAAGCCCCGCTGA